One segment of Penaeus vannamei isolate JL-2024 chromosome 3, ASM4276789v1, whole genome shotgun sequence DNA contains the following:
- the LOC138859531 gene encoding rhoptry surface protein CERLI2-like yields MLDDVYSDNEIRNLDYSDNEPRNSDYSDTEVRNSDYSDTEVRNLDYSDNEVRNSDYSDNEVRNSDYSDTEVRNSDYSDNEVRNSDYSDNEVRNSDDLDNEVRNSDYTDNEVRNSDYSDTEVRNSDYSDNEVRNSDYSDNEVRNSDYSDNETP; encoded by the exons ATGCTCGACGATGTTTATTCGGACAACGAGATTCGAAATTTGGATTATTCGGACAACGAGCCTCGAAATTCGGATTATTCGGACACCGAGGTTCGAAATTCGGATTATTCGGACACCGAGGTTCGAAATTTGGATTATTCGGACAACGAGGTTCGAAATTCGGATTATTCGGACAACGAGGTTCGAAATTCGGATTATTCGGACACCGAGGTTCGAAATTCGGATTATTCGGACAACGAAGTTCGAAATTCGGATTATTCGGACAACGAGGTTCGAAATTCGGATGATCTGGACAACGAGGTTCGAAATTCGGATTATACGGACAACGAGGTTCGAAATTCGGATTATTCGGACACCGAGGTTCGAAATTCGGATTATTCGGACAACGAAGTTCGAAATTCGGATTATTCGGACAACGAGGTTCGAAATTCGGATTATTCGGACAACGAG acgccatga